Genomic DNA from Torulaspora delbrueckii CBS 1146 chromosome 8, complete genome:
TCTACAACGGCTGATTCCCAGCCTACTGCCGATCAAACTTCTACTACACTAGATGCCGAACCGTCATCAATAGTATTTCCCGATGATAATAAGGCTGTCACCATAGTTGTGACAGCTACAACGACCGTTGCCTCAAGCAATATGTGCCAATGCACTTTTTAAAATTCTATGTTATTTCTGTAAAAATGTATCATAATTTTCGAACCAATCAACTCCTTCAAGGCAATTCATTCATATGATTTGCCTCCTCGATAGTTGTTGTAGCTGTTGGCTGAATTCATGAGCCCATCATTATTTATTTGCCGAATGACACGTCACTACTTCCTATAGACATTACTTAATGTTTAGCATGAGGAAGCGCATTTATAATTTAGTTCTTTGATTCGACATTTCAAATATACAAGtcaagaaaattcaataagTAACATATTGATTGATGTTTACTGGTATTGTAGAGCAGATTGGTACTGTTTTAGAGTACCACAACTACGACGACTCTGAAAGTGGTGGGAAAGGTGTCTCTGTGACAATCACCGATGCTAGTCAAGTCCTAGGGGACTGTCATATTGGAGATTCAATCGCTATCAATGGTATTTGCCTTACCGTGACTGAATTCAACGAAAACACCTTCAAAGTTGGCATATCACCAGAGACTATCAAGAGAACTAACGTTGCGTCATGGACTAAAGGCTCGAAAGTCAACTTGGAAAGAGCTGTTTCACAGGATGTTAGATTTGGTGGACACTATGTTCAAGGCCATGTTGACACTGTGGCCACAATTGTCTCCAAAGAGCCAGAAGGAAATTCGATCATTTTTGGATTCAAATTACGAGACTCCGAATATAACAAGTTTATTGTGGAGAAGGGCTTCATCTGTATAGATGGTACTTCTCTAACAATCATCAAGGTTGACCACAATGAAGCGTTCTTTATTAGTATGATCAAGCACACACAGGAAAACGTTGtgatgccattgaagagtatCGGTGATGAGGTGAACATCGAAGTGGACTTGACTGGtaaaattattgaaaagcAAGTCACTCTAGCCCTAGAGAACCAgatagaattgaagagcAGTCCTTTTACCCAAATGATCGAGAGgattgttgaagagaaagttgagAATTAcatgaaaaatcaaaaataatGTACATTTATACCTGTAAAAAGTCTATTTAATTTGGAACTTCGAAAACAAGTGATACACCTTCGTCACCAGCGGTGATGACTCTCCTGAGCGAAGAGTCATCTTTTTTGACCAGTGCAAAGTCTAGAACACCCATATTATGGCCAGTACAGAcaaatttctctttacCCATTCTTGCATCGAACTGATATACCTTACCATCAATACCGGATGCAAATAAGTCATCACCATCAAACAACAGTTTAGTCACGGAGTCCGGCAGCAAGAACTTGTGTCTAATTTTCCAGGTCTTAGTCTCATAAAGTAGAATATCACCGGAAACCAAACCGACTGCCATCAGTGGGAAATTTTGTGACCATGCGATCGATTCGATAGATGCATCTAGCTCatcgtcctcttctttcaactcaaTGACTTGGGATAAGTGTAACACTGATCCTTCATTGTTACAATTGATTACAGCCAAGACACCATTGTTGGAACCGCATGCTACGACAGCTGCGTTACCATTTGTGAGACTGGCGGGTGCCACCGATATAGACACCCATGGTGCTTCTAAACCTTTGATGTTCTCTTGAGCAATCTTGAACAAAGGTTGAGCTGTGAAACAGTTCCAACCAACAATGGTAGAATCGAGCGAGCAAGTCACTAGCTCCAATGTGTTTTCACCCTTATCCACATTGATGAAGGCACCAGCAGAACAATCCTGCTGGTGCACAAATCCCGACATGAGTTGCTCCAAGGAGCCTTTAGAGCCATCAATCTGGTAGCACCAAACAGATCCATCGATGGCACCAAATGCGAAGATCCCTGGTATCGTAGGATGGCAAATCAACCACACCACTTCATCAACCTCTTGTAACTCTGATACTTTCTTCCACTGGGAACCACCTTTATGTGACATATGAACTAATACTTTACCGGTCATATCGGCAGTCACCAAGAACTGCCCATCACAGGTAAAGGAACCTGCAATAACAGACTCTGTATGTCCAGTCAACGTCCCAGCGAACTTAGGCGGCTGCGAATGAGAAGTCCAGAGGTGTGCAACgtcatcaccaccaccgGTACAAACCAATGGTAAAGTTGGATGGTGGAATACTATAAATACTGAATCGGTATGTTTGTCAAAATAAGTCACAGAATTGTTACTCATATCAATCTCCAAGGTCTCGTTCTCCATTTCATCACCCTCAGGAATCTCATCGCcctcttcgtcatcatcctcgtccATTGGGgcgtcatcgtcatcaccCAAAGCGATCTCTTGTTCAACCTCGGTAGTATCGATAAATTCGTCCCTAGGAGTTCCCTCGTAGCCCTGTTGCTGATCCTCGACACCTTCAGACATCTTCAATACACTGTAAATGGCCTAAAACGGTTCTCAGAGTACAGTTCAGGAGGTCGATGAGCTTTTGTATGGTAATTTTGCAAGCTCATCGAgaaaattttcaactgATTAATAAGTTACAGATGGGTTAACAGTGAAGACacacaaagaagatgatagaAGGACCATCTAAGAGGCTCTTAAAGCTCATAGGCGTATGTAGTAGACTATTAGACCATCTAATGGCCTTTTAAGTCTGATTTAGTGGGtttcacgtgactttttttgtattctttcttgttcttttaCCTAAGACCTTaaaaagagagaaaagttTTGATAAGGTAGTAGTTATTCATTAATAACTAACACTCttacaaatttcaagcagCTCAAGTGTGGTAATTTCACTAGCTACAATTGCTTAGAACAAGTCAAATGAATAACAATAGTCAAATGGGGGCCTATTCGGCCGGTTTCTCGTGGGGTTTCAAATCCGCAACAGTCGTAAAGAGCCCGCAACAAGAAGACGAAGGAGCTGTTGCTCAACTACTTCGAGAGGACGCTAATGCTAAAAGAAGGTCCAAGAGGGCATTTACTGGTAGTGAGGAGGAAGAGCAACAAAGTTCCTCGCAGAGTTCAAACGTGCACAGAAAGTATATGATCTCCAAGAGGAAATCCAACCTCTCGTCGACGATTCAGGGACAACCGCTGCCCATACAGAGAGGATTAGAACTTATGAGCAAAGAACAATTACAGAACGTACTTATGgaagttttgaaggatcATCCCCAAACACAACAAATGGTAAGCAGTAGGATCATGGGATTCAATTTCAGTATAGAAAAATGCTCAGAACTACTCAAAACCAAACTGGAGGCTCTATATGGGAGCGTACCCTACAGCAGATCATATGAAATGAATAGTTTAGACGACTATGCATTCGTCAGAATGAAACCATACATTTTAGAGTTTTTGAACTGTCTGATCGATTGCATACTGGATCAAATACCTCCAAGAGTGGAGAATTTACACACTTCCCTAAAATTCCTAGATGAATGTACCGATATGGTGACTCACCTGCCAAGATTCCAACTTGCTAGCAATAATTATTATTACGACAAATGCCTCGAGCAAGTATCCTACGTATGGTGCACGGTGATCGAGCACATTGCCAGAGACGTAATAATGGCTTTTAACGACGAGGCTCTACTAGGCAGTTGGGTGCAGAAACTCGAAGTTTACAACGATCTATCAAACGGAATGTTAAGTCGCCCATTGCAGCTTTTTAAATCGCTCCACTGTGTGGAAGATGGTGCACCAAGTTCGACAAGAAACCCACAAACGTTTTCAAGCAACGGAGCAGTCGCTTATAAACCATAAATAGAGCATCATTATACAGTCATTGAAGACCGATATTCGTCATTCAACACGTCCTGCTTTTCGTAAATACCTTTAGAATTGTATTCAAGGTTCCCCAGGTTCGCCCAACAACGAGTTATACCTTATTCGTCAAGAAATGGGGGGTCAAGTCCAGCCTATTCATTATGATCCAGCTACGGTCAAacaattgacaaaagaAGTAAGTGGGTCGAAAATATTTGTGCAAGAGATCAGGTCACTAACATTTTATTAGATCGCTATTGCATCTGTGATCGGAGCAGCTCAAGGTGCTGCGATAAGTGTTGTCAGTGGTCTTTTACTGCGTAGATTTTCCACAGTTTATCGTAATGTTAGGACGCAGGTCCGTGTGTTTTACCATTGCAGTTGGATCTCGATGGGTGCGGTATTTCAAGCCGATAAGCAACTACtaaaatttcaagcaaaTTATTACGAGAAGGAACTTCAAAGGCGAAGTAGAATTCTGGATGAAGCTGCGGAAAGAGGAAttttcttggaagaagaggctGCACTTTCAAGTACCGTTCCTCAACCGCCAAGTGCTTCTAAATGAATCCTATTGTATATTGTA
This window encodes:
- the RIB5 gene encoding riboflavin synthase (similar to Saccharomyces cerevisiae RIB5 (YBR256C); ancestral locus Anc_7.181), which encodes MFTGIVEQIGTVLEYHNYDDSESGGKGVSVTITDASQVLGDCHIGDSIAINGICLTVTEFNENTFKVGISPETIKRTNVASWTKGSKVNLERAVSQDVRFGGHYVQGHVDTVATIVSKEPEGNSIIFGFKLRDSEYNKFIVEKGFICIDGTSLTIIKVDHNEAFFISMIKHTQENVVMPLKSIGDEVNIEVDLTGKIIEKQVTLALENQIELKSSPFTQMIERIVEEKVENYMKNQK
- the SQT1 gene encoding Sqt1p (similar to Saccharomyces cerevisiae SQT1 (YIR012W); ancestral locus Anc_7.180); protein product: MSEGVEDQQQGYEGTPRDEFIDTTEVEQEIALGDDDDAPMDEDDDEEGDEIPEGDEMENETLEIDMSNNSVTYFDKHTDSVFIVFHHPTLPLVCTGGGDDVAHLWTSHSQPPKFAGTLTGHTESVIAGSFTCDGQFLVTADMTGKVLVHMSHKGGSQWKKVSELQEVDEVVWLICHPTIPGIFAFGAIDGSVWCYQIDGSKGSLEQLMSGFVHQQDCSAGAFINVDKGENTLELVTCSLDSTIVGWNCFTAQPLFKIAQENIKGLEAPWVSISVAPASLTNGNAAVVACGSNNGVLAVINCNNEGSVLHLSQVIELKEEDDELDASIESIAWSQNFPLMAVGLVSGDILLYETKTWKIRHKFLLPDSVTKLLFDGDDLFASGIDGKVYQFDARMGKEKFVCTGHNMGVLDFALVKKDDSSLRRVITAGDEGVSLVFEVPN
- the STS1 gene encoding Sts1p (similar to Saccharomyces cerevisiae STS1 (YIR011C); ancestral locus Anc_7.179) — its product is MNNNSQMGAYSAGFSWGFKSATVVKSPQQEDEGAVAQLLREDANAKRRSKRAFTGSEEEEQQSSSQSSNVHRKYMISKRKSNLSSTIQGQPLPIQRGLELMSKEQLQNVLMEVLKDHPQTQQMVSSRIMGFNFSIEKCSELLKTKLEALYGSVPYSRSYEMNSLDDYAFVRMKPYILEFLNCLIDCILDQIPPRVENLHTSLKFLDECTDMVTHLPRFQLASNNYYYDKCLEQVSYVWCTVIEHIARDVIMAFNDEALLGSWVQKLEVYNDLSNGMLSRPLQLFKSLHCVEDGAPSSTRNPQTFSSNGAVAYKP
- the RCF3 gene encoding Rcf3p (similar to Saccharomyces cerevisiae YBR255C-A; ancestral locus Anc_7.178), whose product is MGGQVQPIHYDPATVKQLTKEIAIASVIGAAQGAAISVVSGLLLRRFSTVYRNVRTQVRVFYHCSWISMGAVFQADKQLLKFQANYYEKELQRRSRILDEAAERGIFLEEEAALSSTVPQPPSASK